The following proteins come from a genomic window of Asterias amurensis chromosome 15, ASM3211899v1:
- the LOC139948238 gene encoding sodium- and chloride-dependent glycine transporter 1-like, whose translation MGKEIDDYQGEVELVESSDGDENEERGNWSNKFEFLLSCTGYAVGLGNVWRFPYLCYRNGGGAFLIPYVIMLAFAGLPLFFLEVSFGQYCSQGPITCWRAVPMFRGVGYGMLVVSAYVGIYYNVIIMYTLYYMFASMTAKLPWITCGAQWNTAKCSVLVEDCFAAGGVITPDNRCIKVSSLDSAGLAEYNITGEAGSYNTSLTLDPFADERSRPSEEYWKFNVLQEADSINETGTIIWQLLLCLLLAWVIIFLCLIKGIKSSGKVVYFTATFPYVVLVILLIRGVTLDGYYDGVIFFITPEWSRLAEPQVWLDAATQIFFSLSAAWGGLITLSSYNKFHNNCYLDSVLVATLNCATSLFAGFVIFSILGFMAKELNTTVDKVVEQGFGLAFIAYPEAVARLPVSPLWAILFFVMLLTLGLDSQFTIMETVVTAIVDEIPSLRKKKTYVMLTACSIGFLLGFTCVTNAGPYWVSLMDSYGAGFALLIYGLCECIAISWFYGVKRFKNDIRTMIGDGWVDFPLFVWWPLNWCVFTPALLCFVLMFNWMNWTEPTYNGDYPVWARAIGWMMILSSLIWIPVIWIFEFIRSPGSIVERWEAMSSPRENWGPALGKFRLESYITHKENNTTFGGRLNPDGSMSQKRRGVEVGKEPAVKYNAGGATNAGFDNPM comes from the exons GAAATTGATGATTATCAG GGTGAGGTGGAGCTGGTCGAGTCCAGTGATGGGGATGAGAATGAGGAGAGAGGTAACTGGTCCAACAAGTTTGAGTTCCTCTTGTCCTGTACTGGGTACGCTGTAGGCCTCGGTAATGTGTGGAGATTCCCCTATCTCTGTTACCGCAATGGAGGAG GTGCTTTCCTTATCCCCTACGTCATCATGTTGGCGTTTGCCGGTCTACCCTTGTTCTTCCTTGAAGTCAGCTTTGGTCAATATTGCAGTCAAGGTCCAATCACCTGCTGGAGAGCCGTACCAATGTTCAGAG GTGTGGGTTATGGAATGTTGGTGGTCTCTGCCTACGTGGGTATTTACTACAATGTGATCATCATGTACACGCTTTACTACATGTTTGCGTCCATGACTGCCAAGTTGCCCTGGATCACCTGCGGTGCCCAGTGGAATACGGCCAAGTGCTCAGTCCTCGTTGAAGACTGCTTTGCAGCAGGTGGTGTCATTACACCAGACAACAG GTGCATCAAAGTCAGCAGTTTGGATAGTGCCGGATTGGCAGAGTACAACATCACCGGGGAAGCGGGTAGCTACAATACAAGCTTAACTTTGGATCCATTTGCAGATGAAAGATCTCGTCCCAGTGAAGAATATTGGAA aTTCAACGTCTTGCAAGAAGCCGACTCCATCAACGAGACAGGAACCATCATCTGGCAGCTCTTACTCTGTCTTCTCCTAGCCTGGGTCATCATCTTCCTGTGTCTCATCAAGGGAATCAAATCATCTGGCAAG gttgtatacttcACCGCTACCTTCCCCTATGTGGTGTTGGTCATTCTCCTGATTCGCGGGGTGACGCTGGATGGTTACTACGACGGTGTTATCTTTTTCATCACGCCCGAATGGTCAAGACTCGCTGAACCACAG GTGTGGCTGGATGCTGCGACCCAGATCTTCTTCTCCCTCAGCGCAGCCTGGGGAGGTCTCATCACCCTCTCCTCTTACAACAAGTTTCACAACAATTGCTACCT TGACTCCGTCTTAGTGGCCACCCTGAACTGCGCTACCAGCCTCTTCGCTGGTTTTGTCATCTTTTCCATCCTTGGCTTTATGGCCAAAGAGCTCAACACTACTGTTGATAAAGTCGTCGAGCAAG GTTTCGGTCTTGCCTTCATCGCCTACCCTGAGGCTGTGGCTCGTCTGCCCGTCTCTCCACTCTGGGCCATCCTCTTCTTCGTCATGTTGCTTACCCTCGGTCTCGACAGTCAG TTCACCATCATGGAGACTGTAGTAACAGCCATAGTAGACGAGATACCCTCCCTCCGTAAGAAGAAGACCTATGTCATGCTGACTGCTTGTAGCATTGGCTTTCTCCTTGGATTCACATGTGTCACCAAT GCGGGACCTTACTGGGTGTCGCTCATGGACAGTTACGGAGCCGGCTTCGCCCTGCTCATCTACGGACTCTGCGAATGTATCGCAATCAGCTGGTTCTATGGTGTCAAACGATTCAAGAACGATATCCGCACGATGATCGGCGATGGATGGGTTGACTTCCCCCTCTTCGTCTGGTGGCCTCTCAACTGGTGTGTCTTCACCCCGGCCCTCCTTTGC TTTGTCCTTATGTTCAACTGGATGAACTGGACTGAGCCGACGTACAACGGAGATTACCCTGTCTGGGCCAGAGCCATCGGCTGGATGATGATCCTCAGCTCCCTGATCTGGATACCAGTCATCTGGATCTTTGAGTTCATCCGTAGTCCTGGAAGCATTGTTGAG CGATGGGAGGCCATGTCCTCTCCACGTGAGAACTGGGGCCCAGCTCTCGGCAAGTTCCGTCTGGAGTCCTACATCACCCACAAGGAGAACAACACTACCTTCGGTGGGCGCCTGAACCCCGATGGCAGCATGTCTCAGAAACGTCGCGGTGTGGAAGTGGGCAAAGAACCGGCTGTCAAGTACAATGCTGGTGGCGCCACCAACGCTGGATTTGACAACCCAATGTAG